GCTCAGTGCCCTGGTGCTGGCGGTACTCGCCGTGTTGGGCTTCCTGCCCAGTCCGAGCCAGCGGCGACGCAGGCCGAAGACCCGTGCGTTCGTCCTGCCGCCGCGCGCCAAACTGCACACCACCCTGCTCGTCCTCGCGGCGGTGTGTAGCACCGCCGCCCTGGTCGCGGCCATCTGCCTGTTCCCCAAGGCCGCGACCCCGGCACAGCAGCCGCTCCCACCGCCGCCCACCCTGGCGCCGATCGATCTGCCCGCGGCCAGCGCGATCGGCCCGGGTGCCGGGATCTACGTCGACTATGCCGACGGCTCCGGCGGAATGGGTTGCACCGCAGGGTTTTTGGTGCATACCAGTGGCGGCCGGCCCGGGATACTCACCGCCGGTCATTGCAATCGCCCCGGTGCGCCGAGCAAGGTCACGATGAACCTGGGCGGGGTCCTGCCCTATACCCCGTTGGGCACCTTCACCCGGACGATCAGCGAAGGCGTCCACGACGAACAGCACGACATCGGCCTGATCACGCTGGACGGCGACCACGTTCCCCGGTCCTCGGCGGTCGCCGCGTCGCTGCCCGTCACCGGCGTGGCGACCAATCTTGAAGTCGGACAACAGTTGTGCAAGTTCGGCATGGGCTCGGGCGTGGACGCCTGTGGGCAGATCGTGGAGATCACCGCAAGCAAGGTCGTGTTTCTGGCGAGCGGGCAGTGCGGCGACTCGGGCGGCCCCGTGTACCTCTACGAACGCGACGGCACCGTCAGCGCCGTCGGCATTCTCATCCGCGGCGGTGACCCCTACATCCCCAAGGCCGGATGCGCCGCCCGCGCCAAATTCTCCGTCGCCGAGTTGGTGCGGCCGTGGCTGGACAAGTGGCGCCTGACCGCGATCACCGCTCCGTCGTCCCCGCCCTGACGGGCCCTTGCGCTCTGCCCCTCCGTCTTCAGGTCCACTTCAGGCTGACCTCCTACCGTCGTGACAAGCGGTGCGAGAAGGATGATTTCGCGCCGCCAGGTTAGGAAACGACGACTGGAAGGATGGATGGGTCGAGTGAAGTTCAAGCAACTCATCGCTGGTTCGTTGCTCGCGGGGGCCTTCGGGGCCGCGGTGGCCGGCATCGGTGCCGGAGTGGCGAGCGCGGATCCGCCGCCCCCGCCGCCGCCTCCGGGGCAGCCCGGACCGCCACCGCCGGGTGGGCCGTTCGGCGGACCACCGCCCGCGCCGGGCGGACCGCTGGGACCGCCGCCGCCGGGACACGGGCCGGGCGGACCCTTGCCGCCCCCACCAGGGTGGTGATCGCGGCGGTGCACTAGCCGTGTCGTGGTGTGGCCGTCTCGGGTGTCCGCGGCGGCCATCACCGTTTTCACCGCACGCCGCCTCCGCACAACGACCAAGTAGTTTGATAAAGGCGCGGTTTCGATAAAGGCCGCGGATTCGTCGCACGACCTCTGTCGAAAGTCGCAGGTGAGACCCGAGCATTCGTCGCCGCGTGGCCGTCCCACTACAGCGAGACCCAAACCGGTTGCAGCATCAATAAATTCGTGTAAACGGCCCACCGATACCGCACCGTCAGGATTAAGGCCGGCAACCCAAGCTCTGACCAGTGCCGGACCGCTACCTACCGATCTCCGCGATCTGCTTCGACGATGCGGCGACTGTCCCCCGCCATCTGCGGTACTCCGAAGGAGTCATTTCCTGCCCCCACGCGGTGCAGATCGGCACGTTTCGGTCCAGATACTCGGATTCTGCAGCTCTCCATGCCTTTACGTACAGGTAAAAGGGGATCCCAGTATGGATGTGATGAACTAGGTGATAGTTCTGATACATCAACAACGGACACAAAACACGCTCCCAGCCAACCCGAACCCGGGCGACCCGGAATCGGTCGCCCTTTGCCGTGAACAGGCCGTGATGAGGCAGCCAGTCAAACCACCACGCGAGGACGCCCACCCCGATCCGCTGTGGGATGAAATAGATGAGCACCAGCTCTTTCCCATAGCCGAGAACCAGGATGGCGGTTACGAAGGCGAGGGCCAGCGTGAGGTATATGGCAAATCCCAGGGCTTCCTTGTGCGGGCGCCGGCGCAGGCGCGTTAGGTAAAAGCGGCAGTACCAGGCATCGATTGTCAACCAGCGCAACGGCAGTTGCCAACGCGGGCCGGTGATACTCCACGCGTCCGGATCGTCGTGGATATTTTCGTTGGTGTTGCGGTGGTGCGCGAGATGCGTATACGCGAGCATTGGGAATGTTCCGAACAACGAGACGAACGGCATCGACAGGCGGCCGAAGACCTGGTTGATCCAGTTTGGCCGGCCGACGGTGTGGTGAATCGATTCGTGCGCCACGATGAACATGGAAACCGTCAGGAAACCCTGAACGACGATGGTGACCACCAACCACCAACGACTCACTCCGCAGAGAACCGCTGCCGTCGCCGCGCACCACGCAACGAGCGATCCAAGCCAGACGAGCACGGTCGGCACTGCAATGATCGGCCGCACAAACCTTGGAGGTGGGAAGCCTCGCCGGATTCCGGCCACCTCGGCGGCGCCGCGTGATCTTTGCTCGGTGACGGCAAGCATCTCGACTGCTGTCACCACGACCCCCTGCTGGGAACACGCCACCGATGCACTGTGTAGAAAGCCATGTGGCACCACCTTGTTTCGACCTTGCTTGTCATACTTATTTGCGTAATAAACTATTTGGCGATCTCGCCATGTGGGTGAACACAATAAAATTCGGTTATGCGTAGGCCGCATTCTCGACCTGCTCACAGCGCAACCCGATCGAGCCTCCCTCTTACCCTGGGAATTGCGATGTTGCAGAATGTTTGCCTGGATTAGACCTGGGTGTTCACCAGGATAAACATTAATGACCTAGTCGCTGAAAAGCACCGTTGTTACCGTCGGAAAGCAGCGTTCGTTGTTGATTTCCAGATGTTATTGTCTGGTGCTCCCCCTCGCCGTCGAAGTTATTAACCTTTCCTGTCCTAAAGCTGGTCACTTCGGACAGATGCGGCGTCCCCGCCTCTCGACAATCCGGGCACTCGGACGTTCAAGTATTTTGCATTACCTCCGATATCGCGGGTTCGGGGCTCCACGCATGCGCGAAGATTTTTCCGCCTTTCAATAGCGCGGTGAGCTCTCCGCCCAAATCGGCCGATACTGATCTGACGGTTGAAAGTCGAACATGATTCATGAGATTCGTCAGGGCATTCAGCTTATAGAGCGGTTCCAGCTGCGGACTTATCGAAGCGGGACATATTGCGATAGGTATCGTTTCGTGATACTTCATGCCCAGCACGAACGCTGTCTTGGAATCGGCGCTCAACATGAACGGTTCATCGCCTTTGTCGAGATTTCTGAGCATCAGAAGCGGAATATCGCTCACCCAAAGAGGCTCAACAGGCTTATCGCGATCCGTATGGGTTCCGATCGGATTTCTCGGATGAGTCCAAGCAATCGTCAGACCAGCAGCTATAAGCTCGAGTCTCATTTTCTGCCGCCACACTTCACCTTGGGCAGCGACCGCTTCCAAGAAGTTCTTGTCATTCTGATATGCCACGCCGACAACCAGATAACGATCAGAATGTCGAGCGTGAAATTCAC
The sequence above is drawn from the Mycobacterium marseillense genome and encodes:
- a CDS encoding 1-aminocyclopropane-1-carboxylate synthase; this encodes MYRRSDYVFTELSHHTDDCVPVIQQYLDFLVRGDGRKAHCPFTGTMLVKRQFYYDTSDFLLDEEEFHRTIMELREFHARHSDRYLVVGVAYQNDKNFLEAVAAQGEVWRQKMRLELIAAGLTIAWTHPRNPIGTHTDRDKPVEPLWVSDIPLLMLRNLDKGDEPFMLSADSKTAFVLGMKYHETIPIAICPASISPQLEPLYKLNALTNLMNHVRLSTVRSVSADLGGELTALLKGGKIFAHAWSPEPAISEVMQNT
- a CDS encoding S1 family peptidase, coding for MEGVYALEFTSWGSPYSPARTVALPLSALVLAVLAVLGFLPSPSQRRRRPKTRAFVLPPRAKLHTTLLVLAAVCSTAALVAAICLFPKAATPAQQPLPPPPTLAPIDLPAASAIGPGAGIYVDYADGSGGMGCTAGFLVHTSGGRPGILTAGHCNRPGAPSKVTMNLGGVLPYTPLGTFTRTISEGVHDEQHDIGLITLDGDHVPRSSAVAASLPVTGVATNLEVGQQLCKFGMGSGVDACGQIVEITASKVVFLASGQCGDSGGPVYLYERDGTVSAVGILIRGGDPYIPKAGCAARAKFSVAELVRPWLDKWRLTAITAPSSPP
- a CDS encoding fatty acid desaturase family protein, encoding MTAVEMLAVTEQRSRGAAEVAGIRRGFPPPRFVRPIIAVPTVLVWLGSLVAWCAATAAVLCGVSRWWLVVTIVVQGFLTVSMFIVAHESIHHTVGRPNWINQVFGRLSMPFVSLFGTFPMLAYTHLAHHRNTNENIHDDPDAWSITGPRWQLPLRWLTIDAWYCRFYLTRLRRRPHKEALGFAIYLTLALAFVTAILVLGYGKELVLIYFIPQRIGVGVLAWWFDWLPHHGLFTAKGDRFRVARVRVGWERVLCPLLMYQNYHLVHHIHTGIPFYLYVKAWRAAESEYLDRNVPICTAWGQEMTPSEYRRWRGTVAASSKQIAEIGR